From the Papaver somniferum cultivar HN1 chromosome 2, ASM357369v1, whole genome shotgun sequence genome, the window TTAATACAGTTTATTACAATTCTAATGAGAAAGGACAAACCTGTTATGGAGCCGACGATGATGAGGCGCTTAGATGGGTAATCCGACTTATTTAGGTCGTCCATTAGCAACCGGGATAGTAAGAAATGTCCTAGGTGGTTAGTTCCGACACTGAGCTCGAACCCTTCGGCTGTGAAAGCTGGTTCTCTTGCAGTGGGCTGGTAGACAGCTGCATTATTTACCAGCACATCAAGTGGTCTACCTGACTGCCTGAAGTTTTCCACAAACTGCCAGACACTGTCAAGGGAAGAGAGGTCAAGGTGCATAATGGTGTAGTTCTCCTTGGACATTCCTGCTGATTTAGCTGCTCTCTCAGCCTTGAGGAAATCCCTGCAGGCCATTATGACGTGCCATTTCCCCGTCTCTGCCAGAGCCTTTGCTGTGGCTAGACCGAGTCCTGATGAGGCTCCGGTGATCACCACGCTTCCCTTTCTTagtgttttcttcttttcttgtgaggCACGGTTAACAGCTGGAGTCATTACTGCCGTTTGGGCTCTAATGCTTCTGGTCCTTTGGCTATATTCTCTCTGTAGGATAATGTCAAAAGTGAGAAGTAAGAAATGGAAACAGATATGACAATCAGCTGAATTTGCTAGTGAGTATGTATGATCATTAAACAATTTATATCTCTATATCCTGGCTTCTTTTGCAAATAGAtacaatatatatattttttttcaatttaagtTTCAATCTTTTATTATTGCCTAAAATTTGTTTACGTTTTCCTTAGTACAATGATCAGTTCTGATGTGTCGAAAGGCTTATAATACCGTGCTCCTTATGATGGTTGGATTGAACTCTGTCTTCAGATGCTCGCTAATAGAAGTTCCAAGGAAAGCTGTTTCCTTTTGCACCAGTGACTTTCCCTGCTCAGATAGAAGAAAGCACACTGTAAGTTCTATAATCATTTCTATAGGCAATTTAACTATGAAGTAGACAAACTCTTTGAGAAAAGGTAAGCTAAATAAATCTACAAAACAATGTCACTACACAAGGTATGTCACTATGTGGAATTGATTATGAGGAATATCTAATATGGTTGTAGTGTGCACAATCGCCATAACATTATAGTTGAAAAGACCTCTTTGTGGATGGAGAGAGCTGATGAAAGTAGAGAAGTTGCCATAGCTGAGGTTACTTTGGTTGATTGAAATATTATAATTTCAATCTCAGGATATAGCAAAATGCTGGAGTTGGTAAAGAAGGGAAAGTAGTGCTCAACTGTTTGAAGGAGATATATGAATGACTctttttatagtgttttggaaACATAGTACATCATTGTCTGTTAGGTGAACATATTGACAAAATGTTATGGATTAACAGGATTATGTAGGACCCACATAGAGGATAAAAGGTACCATGTCATCATCTGTCAACCAATAAGATTCACTTATCTAGATTTCTTCTGACACTTTTTAactcttttttccttttcaataATGCTTAGGATACATTGCAGAGGATATTTAGGGCTCATTCTTCAATACTCCTGTATTTTAGCTCCCAACAGTTATGGAGCCCAACTATATCCTTTAGAGTCTATGTGAGTCATATCTTCATAAGCTGAAATGGCTTCTCACTATTGGTTGTATTGATTTTCTTGGGTAAGTTATATTTTGCAAACATGGGATAGTTGTGGGTTTTTTCTGTCATGCTCAGTGATCATTTCTTTCTTGCCTAGGCTCCATAATGGGAGTTTCTTTTTACAGCTCTCAATCCAAAAAGTTTCCTTTTACAGTTGAGTACATATTTTCACTCTCGATCTGTTTGCACTACATGGTGTAAAGAAAGAACATAAGTTCACGAATCGGGACATATTCAGCTAATTCAAGTTCATGATCTTTTTGTTCATCCGATAGACCCAATTTCAAGATCATATAACATCGTATCATCTATGCGTGAAGATGTTTTCATCGATTGTATGAAGTTACTCTATTCTATACTGACTGGATTATATATCCTTGAACATAAATTTATGGACTCTTTCCAATGTGATAGTCACAGTAGGCTAGTGTATTATGTGCTAAAGTTTATATCGATCAGATCCCTAGACCACCTGACATGGTAACTGATTTGAGTAGATTATCTCCCATTTGTGTGCACTTCAGTGTTCATCCTAATCTTGGCCTTATGATCTCTATCTTGGCTTCTGACCTCGTGGTTATCAAGCAGTAAAAAAACGTTTTAAATTTACCTGGTGGGGGTTGAGTGCATTTAAAATGTGAAGTACATGTAGTTATATTTTCTTCATTGATTGTACGAGTTATCTTCAACTTGCATAAATTTTTGAACTTTCCAGAGTGATTTTCGCTATGGGTTATTGGGTTATGCTAACGTAACTTTATGTCGAAACTGATGTGAGTAGATTATCTCAGATTTGGTATGCATTTAAGGGTTCATCCTTATGTTGGCCTTATAGTTGATATCTATCTTGTCATCTGACTTGTGGTTATGGTATCATGCGTTAAAGAACGTGTTCAAATCCACCTGGGTTGGGTTGAGTGCATTTACATACGAGATAAATTTAAAGAATAATTAGGGGCTGATTTTGATGTTCTGATCCTGGAATCACATGTCACCTCCGACTGATGGTGTTCAAGCATGCAAGACTTGTGTACATTATAAAATTTGAAACTGCATTGATACTACATTTTTAATTGAAATTCAAGAGGTACTTTATTGCTCTTTTGGCGCAAAATTTGAAGTTTTACAAGAGGACCTCATTATTGCTCGGCTATACTAGCTGTTTACATGAACAATTAGAATACGCTAATCAGACCCCCAGGATGTTCTGCAGGTCTTTCTTCCCTTATGGTTGCTCTCTATCTTGTTTTCTGACCTTGTGGGTTATGTGAGCATAGCTGCTCTTCATGCCAACCCAACAAGCTTTTCACTGACATCCCACACCTTTCGTGCCTTGTCAACATCACTAGCCTCTTGGGATAGCTGGTTCTCGAAAGAAGCTGAATCCTTGTTCCAGCTCCAATAGACACCTGATTTGGTTAGGCTTGGATCACTTACCACCTGTAGCAAGAATCCATAGCATTATTATTTAAGTAACTATATTACTATTATTCTGGTTTCTCTTTGATTGACTCTTAACGGTAATTTTCTTACCTGTGCAAGTCTTTTACCAGATTCTTCTTCCGAGACATAACCCTTGGTAATGTACTTCTGGAATGGGGGGAAAAGGGTTCTGAACAATGGAATATGCTCCCTGAACAAGCCGGTTGTGGCAATGCAACCAGGGTATAGAGAAGCAAATGTAATTCCGGTCTCCTCGTGGTAACGTTTGTGGAACTCTTGCATGGTGAGCATGTTGCAGATTTTGCTATCCTTGTAGGCCTTGGCACCATCAAAGTTTCCTCCGTCAATCATTGCTGAACTGTTCAACCCGTTCAGCCCTCCTGCAAGTCCACGAAGATCTCCTAGGTTGGCCTTTGGAGGTACATTACCAGCCAATGTGTTTGTGTTACCTGAAACCCACCAAATTTAAAATTTTGTATACTACCTCAACATGCCATTTTGTTCCGTTTCTTACGTTTTGATCATTGGTGAGTTTGTTAGGATTCTAATGGGAAAGGACATACCCGTTATGGAGCCGACGATGATGAGGCGCTTAGATGGGTAATCAGACTTATTTAGGTCGTCCATTAGCAACCGGGATAGTAAGAAATGTCCTAGGTGGTTAGTTCCGACACTGAGCTCGAACCCTTCGGCTGTGAAAGCTGGTTCTCTTGCAGTGGGCTGGTAGACAGCTGCATTATTTACTAGCACATCAAGTGGTCTACTTGACTGCCTGAAGTTGTCCACAAACTGCCTGACACTGTCAAGGGAAGAGAGGTCAAGGTGCATGATGGTGTAGTTCTCCTTGGACATTCCAGCGGATTTAGCTGCTCTCTCAGCTTTCAGGAAATCCCTGCAGGCCATTATTACGTGCCATTTCCCTGTCTCTGCCAGTGCCTTTGCCGTGGCAAGACCAAGTCCTGATGAGGCTCCGGTAATCACCACACTTCCCTTTCTTagtgttttcttcttttcttgtgatgCACGGTTCGTAGCTGGAGTCATAACTGCTGTCTGTGCTCTAATGCTTCCGTTCCTTTGATTACGTTCTCTCTGCATATTATGTCAAACTTATCAAATGAAACAACTCAATTGACTTTAATAATCTGTATAATCATCAAACACTTTTGTGTCTTATCTATAACCTGGATTCTTTTTACAAACAGAGTACAAGACACCTGAGATGAAAATCTCTGTTTACCACTTTATTAGTTATTCCAGTTTAAGTTTCAATCTTCTTTTATGTGTTACATTGTGTTTGCAATACCCTTAGTACAGTGATCAGTTCCAGTATGTTTTAAGCGACAGTATTCTGTATACCTTGCTCCTCAGGATGGTTGGCTTGAACTCAGTATTCAGATGTTCACAAACAGAAGTACCCATGAAACTTGTTTCCTTCAGTGACACAAGTGACTTTCCCTGTGTACACAGAACAAAACCCATTGTAAATTTCAAATCGTCTCTCAGTTTCAGAAAAAGGGAAATAAATTTAGAAAACAATGTTACCAAACCACGTTTTAGATGCACGACAGACATCTATTGTAATGGCTCTTGTAATTAATACTAACTGATACTATTATCAAACTGCACAGTCGTAATGGAAAATTTGCGAGTCTTATGGCATTGTAGTTGTACAGACCTCTTTGTGGATGGAGACAGCTGATGAAAGTAGAGAAGTTGTCATTGCTGAGATTACTTTGGTTGATTTAATACAAATGTTATAATTTGAATTTCAGGTGTGGATAAAGGAGGGAAAGTAGCGCTCAACTGTGGAAGGAGATGTGATGAATGACTCTATTTATAGCGTTTTGGAAACTTAGTATTATCTGTTAAGGAGAACATATTGACAAAAGGGGCATTACTGATTATTTGGATTATGCTCGCACAGAGGATAAAGGTACAAGGTAATCATCCATCAGCCAATAGGATTCAGTTATTTGGATTCCATCTGACAATTTTAACTCTTTTTCTGTAATGTTTGTCAGAGGTTATTTAAGGCTCATTACCCAATACTCCTGCATCCCAGCTCCCAATAGTCATGGAGCCTCTGATGCCACTATGTTTTTTAGAGTCCATGTCACCATATCCTCATTAGCATATGAAATGGCTTCTCACCATTGGTCTTGTGGATTTTCTTGGGTTGGTTCCACTTTGCAAAGATGGGATAGTTGTGGGTTTTTCTGCCATGCTCAGAAACAGTGATCATTTCTTTCTTGCCTTGGTTTCATCTAGGGGTTCTCTTTTCTACAGTTAAAAGCATGGTTTTATCTCTCCTTCAGCTTCCAATTTGTGTTAGAACTTGGAACCTTCTGGATTTTAGCTTGTTCTTTGACTAGACTTGGAGCATAATGTATATGCACATCATTATTAAGTGGACCCTCTTGTTTTGGATAGCATATACGTGTTGATGAATCCCTCTCCATAAGAAGAGAAAATTAGGCTTGTTTTCCAAATCTATAATATAACAAGTGAACTAGAGCCACAGGGACCTAAAACGGGTCCTTAATATTTGCCAAATTTGAGATCCTCGACAAAAAGCAAAGGCTCTTCTTTTATGGGTAAGAAATCTACAGTGGACTAGAGAAGAGACACATCCTTTGGATACCCATGTGATTCACTATTTATTCTCAAAAGCATGAGAAGTATAATCGAAGCAAAGTGATCATAAAATGGATAATATAACGAGGGAGGATCCGTGAACACTTTTAAATCAACACTATCATATATGATTTATGTTATTTTTAGATTCATCAAAACTATCTTATAATCAACACTATCTTATAAGAGGAatgtatcatcaaaatattagatttagattcattgtcgtttgggttttgcAGAAAAAATGACACAAATTACGTATGATAGTGTCCATCTAAGAGTCCATGGATACTTCCTCTAATATAATATCTTATCAAATTTATTCTTAGAGTCCAAATGGTGATGAACTTGGAGGCAATACTTTGGTgatacttttttattttttatgaaactCGGCAATCCTAtaaaaaatgaacacaatctgagacgtataacaccaccattTATCACTTTGAATATCAACAGTTGAGATATGACGGTCAAAATTAAAATACGTAGATGGTAAGTTTTGGTATCTCGGATtgtcatttttttgttgttgttgtaagaGTCTAAAGTCTAAGGTCTAAAGAAAAATTGGTGCAAATTTTGTAAGATAGTGTTCAAATAAAATTGTCCACGGATATTTCCTCTTATATAATAAACGGAAAAAAATCAGGGTACAATTCGACTCTTTATACCGTCAGCCTCCATTGGGGTTGGGACTTGGATCTACATTTTATTTAGAACCGGTGTTTAGTTGACAATGCTATTCTCGTACTATTTTATATTTCCGGCGTTAAGTTTTTACATAATCTAAACGATGAATTCAAAGTTTGATACTTTAGTGATATCTTCTTGGTTACATATTTATTTTACAGTGAATGGGTCATTTGACCAAGAAAGTGTTATTTATGGTTCAACTGGACGGGTAAAAATAGGGTCTAGGTGAGATgtataattaagaaaaaaaaatcatacagaCCATTATACCCCCTCTTCTTTATTATCTTTTCCCATTTCCCATTACAAACCCATTTTTCTTCATTACCTTCTTCCTCTTCCCCATCAAAACCAGATCCAAAACTTCCTCCGAGTTCTCCACCATCGCCATCGACAAACAAGACCATCATCGTCACCACCACAAACACTAATACCACCAAGCTCTCTCGGATTCACCACTGCCGCCATCACCATTACAGATATCAACTGGATACAAATTGTCACCATCATTACTGAATGAACTCCATCATCGACACAGTCACCACCATTACCGATTGTGATTTATGTTTTTCTAATTCGCTAATTTGTTGAAACGAATAGTATTATGCTGTTATCACCCATCCATTTCAAGACGAATACACGTAAGTTTCTTAACCCTAATTCAAGTTTTTGAttctgattttaggaaaaacatgTTTTTATTATTATGAGATTTAGTTTAACTAGCTTTAcaattaattaagatttttggttGTGCGTTAATTTCATGAAAGATATATGTATTGATATAGTttgttttgaaattgatttcatcaATGTTTGATagtaagatgaaattggtttcacctgttctggattgacctgaaattgtttttatccatattatactaggatgaaaccaatatcattttcttttggattgaccagaaattattttcatccatgttatactaggatgaaaccaatttcaccTAGTTATAGACTGTGATATAATCGTATTTTCGTCAAAATactcaggatgaaaccagtttcatatagTTTACTCATTGAGATAACTTAATTTCGTCAAAATACTCAGAacgaaaccaatttcatctagttgtagaATGTAATATAACTTTATTTTCGTTATAATATGCAGgaggaaaccaatttcatctagtcaTAGACTCTGATATAACTGTATTTTTATCGGAATATGCATGatgaaaatcagtttcatccAGTTTTAAACTGTGAAAGACGGTTGGAATCTGTTATTTCATTGCTCCCTGCAGTCTTCTTGTTGTATTCTTTGTTTCAAGCAGTGGTCTTATAACAATGTAATGATGACATTTGCAGATATGTGGTTTCGATAACCATAAGGATTGTGCTTGGTTTTGTGCTTCTTACATTGATTTGGAAATATGATTTCCCACCTTTCATCTGGTAATAGCTATATTGAACGATGGTAAGGATTATCCCTGTAGTTCCTGTACACAAAAGAAATTATCTAGTCCTCCCTTGACGTGGATTTGGTTCCTGCTTCAAAGTACCATTATGACGATATCCAAAGACGGTGAATCATGGGATTTGAAGAGAAATCAGTTGATTCAGGTATTGTTTGCTCATGGGGTGTAGACTGAGTTGCAGGTGGGCATGATATAAAGGGTGTTGATGTTTGTTTTATGCTGTAGTTGAAGAATTATTGTCTTGTTTTTGTGTGGGGCTTAAATAAAAGATTGACTTGAGGTTGTTTCAGGTGGGTAATTGAAGTTGCAGGTCATAGTGATATTTCTGAAGTTTCAGTCGATGGTAAAAAACAGAGTTCAGTGTTTCAAAATCTATTTCCTTTGTTTAAGGGATATTTTAGGTAaacaatatttgtttttttttttctgggaAGATTTCCCAAATTGGTTAATAGAcaatatttttttgattcatGTTCATACAAACAATATCTATTTTTACAAGTCCATTTCACTCaggattgttgattttggtctttttaaccaattttgtgtttacattattattattatttatgattTATATGGAGTGAGAAGAGGGCACAAGGGGATGCGCCCATTTGATCTCACATACGTATACATTTTTTATTCATGAAATGTACCATACGTATACATTTTTTTTCCATTGGAAAGACTCACAATGAACTGATATGGTTTCTGCTAATCAGGAAACATCCTTTCCACTGCTACACGCATTTGTATTGTAGATAACTGCATTGTGGTTGCTGGATATAGTCATGCACTGAGTAACTAGTAAGATATACGAGATACTTCTGTACATATTTGTTGTATATATATTCGGTTAATATTAGCTATGTTAAAAAAGGTAATGAATAAAGTTAGTAGAAGATTATTTTAGAGATTTTGTTAGCTAAATTTGTATTCCTTAATCTCTTCTATTTAAAGGCTCTTGTAAAACTCTAAAAAACAGTTTGAAATAATAAGTATTGATCTTCCCAAACTCATCTTTTCATGGCATCTTAACCATAATcgaaataacctaaataattgaaaaTCAGAAGTTAATTTTTCATTTGTGTAATTGTGTGCGCCAAAGCTTAGCGTTATGGATGTGAAAGAAAATCGACTTCTAAAATTGATTCAATTTCACCGAATTACTTACATCCTTCAGATCATACGGGTATGTTGATTTCTTCGGAGAAGTTGATCGGCGATAATTATGAACAATGGTCTTGATGAATGCTCAATGCATTTCGATCCAGACGAAAAACAATCCTTTTTGGACGGAAAGATTACTCAACCTAAagaagatgcttcaaatattGAAGATTGGTGGAGCGTTAATTCAATGCTTCTTGGTAAACTATTATGAGACTGTCAAGTAACTTTGGGATAACCTAAAGCGGCGTTTTTCGATTGGATATGGACCTAAGGTGCTACAGAAAAGTTCAGATCTAAACACATGCAAACAAGATGGACAAGCTGTTGTTTATAATACACTTACGAATACTTACGTAAATTCAAGTGGCAACCCTATTTCATCACAAGATCGATTAGCACTTGTTAATACTCTCACTGATATACAATGGGAAGTTTTTGTGAATATGCTTAATTCTTCGAATAAGAAGAGTTTGAAGGAAAACCTTTCTAGTAAATGGATACTTGATACAGGGGCTTTAAGACATATGACAGGAAGTAAAGATTTTTTGCTTCAAACACATAAAATATGATCATCTTCCATAAAACTTACGAATGGTACATACTCAATTGCTCAATAGGAAGGAACTGTGGTGTTTGGAAATAATATGAAATTAATCCATGTTTTATTTTTTCTAGATATCAATTGCAATTTGATTTCTTTCGCATGTTTGATTAAAGATATGAGATGCATTGTCACATTGACGGATAAATTATGTATGATATAGGACGGAACCACTAGGACGTTTATTGGTGTGGGTGAGGAACAAGATGGGGTCTATATTTTCCAAAGTACTCTAATTACGGCAAATCGGGTAACTATAGGAgaaaattattatttatggcaTAGGTGTTTGGTTCACGCATCCAATAAGATTGtatctttactttttggtatgaaTAAAGTTGATTGTCATAAATTCCTTAACGAACCCCACGATACTTGTTATAAAGCCAAACAGACCTGTGATAGTTTTCCCATTAGTCCAAAATAAATCCAATGATTTATTTGTTTTACTCATTGTGATGTGTAGGGGGCTTATCGTACTAAGTATTCTTGTGGTGCAcactattttctttatattatCGATGATTATTCCCGGTGTGTTTGGGTTTACTTGATGGCACACAAAACCGAGGTGGTGCAAATCTTTAAGAATTTTTGTACTATGGCAAAGACACAGTTTGATAGACAAGTTAAAATGGTGGGAAGTGATAATGGTACGAAAATTCGACCATTGGTTTCATTCTTTGCTGAAAATGGAATTGATTTTCAAACATCGTGTGttgatacaccacaacaaaatggaggtGTCGAACGCAATTGTCGTCATATATTGAATGTAACACGTGCTTTACGATTCCAGGGGAATTTACCTATTCGTTTTTGGGGTGAATGTGTCTTAAATGTTGCTTATATATTATTAACTGCAGACATACTTTCTAGTTGGTGCCAAAAGTCTTTATGAACTGCTGCATAGGAAGCCTCATCTTTATAATAATTTTCGCACATTTGGATGCTTATGTTATACGAGTGTTGCGCCGCGTGATAAGAATAAGTTTAATCCACAAAGTAGACAACCTATTTTTGTTGGTTATCCTCATGGAAAAAAAGGTTAGCGGGTTTTTGATTTGGATAATAAGGATTTTTTTGTGTCTCGtgatctagttttttttttttttaaaggtaaATTTCCATACAAGGAGATTACATTGGATTCTACTCATGATATTGATTCATTCCATAC encodes:
- the LOC113348845 gene encoding protochlorophyllide reductase-like isoform X3, encoding MTTSLLSSAVSIHKEGKSLVQKETAFLGTSISEHLKTEFNPTIIRSTREYSQRTRSIRAQTAVMTPAVNRASQEKKKTLRKGSVVITGASSGLGLATAKALAETGKWHVIMACRDFLKAERAAKSAGMSKENYTIMHLDLSSLDSVWQFVENFRQSGRPLDVLVNNAAVYQPTAREPAFTAEGFELSVGTNHLGHFLLSRLLMDDLNKSDYPSKRLIIVGSITGNTNTLAGNVPPKANLGDLRGLAGGLNGLNSSAMIDGGNFDGAKAYKDSKICNMLTMQEFHRRYHEETGITFASLYPGCIATTGLFREHIPLFRSLFPPFQKYITKGFVSEEESGKRLAQVVSDPSLTKSGVYWSWNKDSASFENQLSQEASDVDKARKVWEVSEKLVGLA
- the LOC113348845 gene encoding protochlorophyllide reductase-like isoform X1; protein product: MTTSLLSSAVSIHKEGKSLVSLKETSFMGTSVCEHLNTEFKPTILRSKRERNQRNGSIRAQTAVMTPATNRASQEKKKTLRKGSVVITGASSGLGLATAKALAETGKWHVIMACRDFLKAERAAKSAGMSKENYTIMHLDLSSLDSVRQFVDNFRQSSRPLDVLVNNAAVYQPTAREPAFTAEGFELSVGTNHLGHFLLSRLLMDDLNKSDYPSKRLIIVGSITGNTNTLAGNVPPKANLGDLRGLAGGLNGLNSSAMIDGGNFDGAKAYKDSKICNMLTMQEFHKRYHEETGITFASLYPGCIATTGLFREHIPLFRTLFPPFQKYITKGYVSEEESGKRLAQVVSDPSLTKSGVYWSWNKDSASFENQLSQEASDVDKARKVWDVSEKLVGLA
- the LOC113348845 gene encoding protochlorophyllide reductase-like isoform X2, which gives rise to MATSLLSSALSIHKEGKSLVQKETAFLGTSISEHLKTEFNPTIIRSTREYSQRTRSIRAQTAVMTPAVNRASQEKKKTLRKGSVVITGASSGLGLATAKALAETGKWHVIMACRDFLKAERAAKSAGMSKENYTIMHLDLSSLDSVWQFVENFRQSGRPLDVLVNNAAVYQPTAREPAFTAEGFELSVGTNHLGHFLLSRLLMDDLNKSDYPSKRLIIVGSITGNTNTLAGNVPPKANLGDLRGLAGGLNGLNSSAMIDGGNFDGAKAYKDSKICNMLTMQEFHRRYHEETGITFASLYPGCIATTGLFREHIPLFRSLFPPFQKYITKGFVSEEESGKRLAQVVSDPSLTKSGVYWSWNKDSASFENQLSQEASDVDKARKVWEVSEKLVGLA